The Clostridioides difficile genome has a segment encoding these proteins:
- a CDS encoding hemolysin family protein → MLESPNSLVQIIILVVLLMGSAFFSASETALMSLSKIRIRYMQDEGVKGAKLVSSLIENPNKLLSSILVGNNVVNIAATSISTSLFIGLMGEKGVALATAVMTVLVLIFGEITPKTIAASNSEKVSLLVSKPIRVIIFVLRPVVWVFNIITNVIFKLFGITHKGAKSFITEEELKTMVNVSHEEGVLEMEEREIINNVFEFGDMQAKNAMIQRIDMVAIDIEDSYDEIIQVFKEEKLSRMPVYEETIDDIIGILNIKDIIFLSDDEIESFDIKNYMREPFFTYEFKKITQLLEEMKLEKSQMAIVVDEYGGTSGLLTIEDLVEVIVGDIEDEYDEEEDEIQVIKEDEYIVDGSTKIGDVNELIGVNLESEEFDSIGGFIIGHLSRLPEENEVIEVDNIRFCIESIEKNRIKKIRIYT, encoded by the coding sequence GTGTTGGAATCGCCCAATAGTTTGGTCCAGATTATAATTTTAGTAGTATTACTTATGGGGTCTGCATTTTTCTCGGCATCAGAGACAGCTTTAATGTCTTTAAGTAAAATCAGAATCAGATATATGCAAGATGAAGGAGTCAAAGGAGCTAAGTTAGTAAGTTCATTAATAGAAAACCCAAATAAACTTTTAAGCTCTATATTAGTTGGAAATAACGTTGTAAATATAGCAGCAACATCCATATCAACGTCACTATTTATAGGGTTGATGGGAGAAAAAGGAGTAGCACTTGCTACAGCTGTTATGACAGTACTAGTGTTAATATTTGGTGAAATCACTCCAAAGACAATAGCAGCAAGTAACTCAGAAAAGGTTTCTCTTTTAGTATCTAAGCCTATAAGAGTAATTATATTTGTACTAAGACCAGTAGTATGGGTATTTAATATAATTACAAATGTTATATTTAAGTTATTTGGTATAACACATAAAGGAGCTAAATCATTTATAACTGAAGAAGAATTAAAAACTATGGTAAATGTAAGTCATGAAGAAGGCGTCCTTGAAATGGAAGAAAGAGAAATCATAAATAATGTATTTGAATTTGGAGATATGCAAGCTAAAAATGCAATGATACAAAGAATAGATATGGTAGCTATAGATATAGAAGATAGTTACGATGAAATAATACAAGTGTTTAAAGAGGAAAAACTAAGTAGAATGCCTGTATATGAAGAAACTATAGATGATATTATAGGAATACTTAATATAAAAGATATTATATTTTTATCAGATGATGAAATAGAGTCATTTGATATTAAAAATTATATGAGAGAGCCATTTTTCACATATGAGTTTAAAAAGATAACACAGCTTCTTGAAGAGATGAAACTTGAAAAAAGTCAAATGGCTATAGTTGTAGATGAGTATGGTGGAACATCTGGTCTTTTGACTATAGAAGATTTAGTAGAAGTAATTGTTGGTGATATAGAAGACGAATATGATGAAGAAGAAGATGAAATACAAGTTATAAAAGAAGATGAGTATATTGTAGATGGAAGTACTAAAATTGGTGATGTTAATGAACTTATAGGTGTAAACTTAGAATCTGAAGAATTTGATTCTATAGGTGGGTTTATAATTGGGCACTTAAGCAGATTGCCAGAAGAAAATGAAGTAATTGAAGTTGATAATATAAGATTTTGTATAGAAAGCATAGAAAAAAATAGAATCAAAAAAATAAGAATATATACATAA
- a CDS encoding AAA family ATPase, whose translation MRPIRLELTGLNSYIDKQVIDFEKLIERGLFGIFGTTGSGKSTILDAITIAMYGNISRNTKEYINSVCDKAIISYEFEIGSKNTRRRYIVDRTIVRSKTGTKTSGARLVEVLNDNTKNVLADKVVEVNEKVAQVVGLTSNDFTRSVVLPQDKFNEFLRLSRADRRDMLERIFNLEKYGRSLGDKVKKRKNLHLQKLKDLKSKLSQYDGITEEVYNNINQELIELKNLEKEKNKTLDLAQKSYEESKTIYEEQLKLEKNELRKNELNLKSNEIKEKTNLVENDNNARKVDPYIGTVQNLEKRIKEDSFTVDNLDKKLVILNQELEVIKHRYEKISKIKNEEVPKLSEEKIKLQQAIKLEEELVLLDKELKELKENGLDLSKNKTELEKLKKDSESRKEAVIKSIKEIEGKIDKVNISAELKQKIFLAYEYEKDYNKVLEEKTQKINKLEEISKDTEDINLKVRYIDRDKNDINRNLESLSLHLDVLLKKCPGKSEDLLLKSEYVTELRNKANNTKENEIKKNNIQDELKVVLENKFNIERELNLVNEKLESNRKNREDLEKELEELKYLNLASELRRELKENVPCPVCGSKHHENHNITNYDENIVFVKEKLDKLEKEKVSIRHNIEELNAKVSGYVSVEKMKTKELEDVKGKLGEIPSSQLFKRLDDEQRKLAVLKSNIQEWEKEKEITENKITLAKEEKNRIEKEELKINESLNNYKKLIKDLNIEIESLEHKCKKLKQEYLGLKTITKVSNLLSKVEEIRENEKKLELLNTGYSNLLKNRDLLDIKIREQESKLHEIELELIKARELYVEKKVHRESKYKEVINITKGDLAKNLLHNVEERICKILEQEESSKVKLEEQRLEYEKNLAEKHNIDGRLKTAKEQYKEQKIILNKLLSENKFESIYAVKRALLEGEEVKKLIEEILEYEEEQKLLSFKIKSSKEKLNGRIIKKEYFEQLKDNIYNMKVEIGNISKDIGANQNKLLTLKDSLDKINDFNKELRLVEHKVDLLEELDKCIQGNKFVEYVSTNQLKYIALEASKRLEGITKGRYALEIDSTLNFVMRDNFNGGERRSIDTLSGGETFLTSLSLALALSSQIQLKGSAPLEFFFLDEGFGSLDSELLEIVIESLERLHSNNLSVGIISHVEELKNRVPVKLLVSSSEAGVGSKVKIEYS comes from the coding sequence ATGAGACCAATTAGATTAGAACTGACTGGACTTAATAGTTATATTGATAAACAAGTTATAGACTTTGAAAAATTAATTGAAAGAGGTTTGTTTGGAATATTTGGGACTACTGGAAGTGGAAAATCTACAATTTTAGATGCCATAACTATTGCTATGTATGGAAATATATCTAGAAATACAAAAGAATATATAAACAGTGTATGTGATAAAGCAATTATATCGTATGAATTTGAGATAGGAAGCAAAAATACAAGAAGAAGATACATTGTAGATAGAACTATTGTAAGAAGTAAAACAGGAACAAAAACTTCTGGTGCTAGATTAGTAGAGGTGTTAAATGATAATACAAAAAATGTTTTAGCTGATAAAGTTGTTGAAGTAAATGAAAAAGTGGCTCAAGTTGTAGGACTAACATCAAACGATTTTACGAGGTCAGTAGTTTTACCACAAGATAAATTTAATGAGTTTTTGAGATTATCACGTGCAGATAGAAGAGACATGTTAGAGAGAATTTTCAATCTTGAAAAGTATGGAAGAAGTCTTGGGGATAAAGTAAAAAAGAGAAAAAATTTACATTTGCAAAAGTTAAAAGACTTAAAATCAAAATTAAGTCAATATGATGGAATAACAGAAGAAGTGTATAATAATATCAATCAAGAGCTAATAGAGTTAAAAAACCTAGAAAAAGAGAAAAATAAAACTTTGGATTTAGCTCAAAAATCTTATGAAGAGAGTAAAACAATATATGAGGAACAATTGAAGCTAGAGAAAAATGAGCTTAGAAAAAATGAACTCAATCTAAAAAGCAATGAGATAAAAGAAAAGACTAATCTTGTAGAAAATGATAATAATGCAAGAAAAGTGGACCCATACATAGGTACAGTTCAAAATTTAGAAAAAAGGATAAAAGAAGATAGTTTTACAGTAGATAATTTAGATAAAAAATTAGTAATTTTAAATCAAGAACTTGAAGTTATAAAGCATAGGTATGAAAAAATAAGTAAAATTAAAAATGAAGAAGTTCCTAAGTTAAGTGAGGAAAAAATAAAGTTACAACAAGCTATAAAATTAGAAGAAGAATTAGTTTTACTGGACAAGGAATTAAAAGAATTAAAAGAAAATGGTCTTGATTTAAGCAAGAACAAAACAGAGTTAGAAAAACTAAAAAAAGATTCTGAATCTAGAAAAGAAGCAGTTATTAAGTCCATAAAAGAAATTGAAGGAAAAATCGATAAAGTAAATATAAGTGCAGAATTAAAACAAAAAATATTTTTAGCATATGAATATGAGAAAGATTACAATAAAGTACTAGAAGAGAAAACTCAAAAAATAAATAAACTAGAAGAAATATCTAAGGATACAGAAGATATAAATTTAAAAGTTAGATATATTGATAGAGATAAAAATGATATCAACCGTAATTTAGAAAGTTTGTCTCTCCATTTAGATGTTCTTCTTAAAAAATGTCCTGGTAAAAGTGAAGATTTGCTTTTAAAATCTGAATATGTAACTGAATTAAGAAATAAGGCAAATAATACCAAAGAAAATGAAATTAAGAAAAATAATATACAAGATGAATTAAAAGTAGTTTTAGAAAATAAATTTAATATTGAGAGAGAACTAAATCTAGTAAATGAAAAGCTTGAGAGTAATAGAAAAAATAGAGAAGACCTTGAAAAAGAATTGGAAGAGCTAAAATACTTGAATTTGGCTTCTGAGCTTAGACGTGAATTAAAAGAAAATGTTCCATGCCCAGTTTGTGGTTCAAAGCACCATGAAAATCATAATATAACTAATTATGATGAAAATATAGTTTTTGTCAAAGAGAAATTAGATAAATTGGAAAAAGAAAAAGTAAGTATAAGACATAATATTGAAGAATTAAATGCTAAAGTAAGTGGTTATGTGTCTGTAGAAAAAATGAAAACTAAAGAATTGGAAGATGTAAAAGGAAAGCTTGGGGAAATTCCATCAAGTCAATTATTTAAAAGACTTGATGATGAACAAAGAAAATTAGCTGTACTTAAGTCTAATATTCAAGAGTGGGAAAAAGAGAAAGAAATCACTGAAAATAAAATAACACTAGCAAAAGAAGAAAAAAATAGAATTGAAAAAGAAGAATTAAAGATAAATGAAAGTTTGAATAACTATAAGAAATTAATAAAAGATTTGAATATCGAAATTGAAAGTCTGGAACATAAATGTAAGAAATTAAAACAAGAGTATTTAGGATTAAAAACAATTACTAAAGTTTCAAACCTATTGTCTAAAGTAGAAGAAATAAGAGAAAATGAAAAAAAATTAGAATTATTAAATACAGGATATTCAAACTTATTAAAAAACAGAGATTTGTTAGATATTAAAATAAGAGAACAAGAAAGTAAGTTACATGAAATAGAGTTAGAGTTAATAAAAGCTAGAGAGTTATATGTAGAAAAAAAAGTGCATAGAGAAAGCAAATATAAAGAAGTAATTAACATAACAAAAGGTGATTTAGCTAAAAATCTTTTACATAATGTTGAAGAACGTATATGCAAGATATTAGAACAAGAAGAGTCTAGTAAAGTAAAGCTAGAAGAACAGAGATTAGAATATGAAAAAAATCTTGCTGAGAAGCACAATATAGATGGAAGACTTAAAACTGCTAAAGAACAATATAAAGAGCAAAAAATAATATTAAATAAACTGCTATCAGAAAATAAGTTTGAAAGTATATATGCAGTAAAAAGGGCTTTGTTAGAAGGTGAAGAAGTAAAAAAATTGATTGAAGAAATATTGGAATATGAAGAAGAACAAAAGTTATTATCGTTTAAAATAAAATCATCAAAAGAAAAGTTAAATGGAAGAATTATTAAAAAAGAGTACTTTGAACAATTAAAAGATAATATTTATAATATGAAAGTAGAAATAGGAAATATATCCAAAGACATTGGCGCTAATCAAAATAAGTTGCTGACATTAAAAGATTCTTTAGATAAGATAAATGATTTTAATAAGGAACTTAGATTGGTTGAACATAAAGTAGATTTATTAGAAGAATTAGATAAATGTATACAAGGAAATAAATTTGTAGAATATGTCTCTACAAATCAACTAAAATATATAGCTTTAGAAGCATCAAAAAGACTGGAAGGAATAACTAAAGGAAGATATGCACTTGAAATTGATTCAACACTCAATTTTGTAATGAGAGATAATTTTAATGGAGGAGAAAGAAGAAGTATTGATACTCTATCTGGAGGAGAGACATTTTTAACTTCACTATCATTAGCACTTGCTCTTTCATCTCAAATACAATTAAAAGGAAGTGCACCACTGGAATTCTTCTTCTTAGATGAAGGATTTGGTTCATTGGATAGTGAGCTTTTGGAGATTGTTATAGAATCATTGGAAAGATTGCATAGTAATAATCTAAGTGTGGGTATAATAAGTCATGTCGAAGAACTTAAAAATAGAGTTCCTGTTAAGTTATTGGTTTCATCAAGTGAAGCTGGAGTAGGCTCAAAAGTAAAAATTGAATACAGTTAG
- a CDS encoding exonuclease SbcCD subunit D, with protein MRFIHTSDWHLGKSLEGHSRIEEQAKFCEDFIQIVESNEVDMVIIAGDIYDNSNPPAQAEKLFYKTVSRLANNGQRCVIIISGNHDNPERLSAITPLAHEQGILIFGYPSSSTERARYKKFEITEAVQGCTTLNINGESVVIATLPYPSEKRLNEVFSSEDDLEKQKTYSEKVGDIFRSLGENFRSDTINIAISHIFVIGGESTESERPIQLGGSFLVEKKDLPEKAQYTALGHLHKQQKASERLNVYYSGSPLQYSKDERAYTKGAYIVDIKAGEKPNIEEVYFNNYKPIEVFKCNGIDEALDICEQNQDRDIWSYFEINTDEIISQGEIKKMKELLKDIIEIKPIITSCYEQESVDIKEKSMAELFKEFYSFSRGVEPKGELMDLFLDIISEEGESTDETN; from the coding sequence ATGAGATTCATTCATACATCAGATTGGCATCTAGGGAAATCCCTAGAAGGCCACTCTAGAATTGAAGAACAGGCAAAATTTTGTGAGGACTTCATACAAATAGTAGAATCAAATGAAGTTGATATGGTAATAATTGCTGGTGATATATATGATAATTCTAATCCACCAGCTCAAGCAGAAAAACTGTTTTATAAAACTGTTTCAAGACTTGCTAATAATGGACAAAGATGTGTAATAATAATTTCAGGGAATCATGATAATCCAGAGAGACTTTCTGCAATAACGCCTTTAGCACATGAACAGGGTATACTTATATTTGGTTATCCATCAAGTTCTACAGAAAGAGCTAGGTATAAAAAATTTGAGATAACAGAGGCCGTACAAGGATGCACAACATTAAATATAAATGGAGAAAGTGTTGTAATTGCTACATTGCCTTATCCAAGTGAAAAAAGGTTAAATGAGGTTTTTTCAAGTGAAGATGATTTGGAAAAGCAAAAGACTTACTCTGAAAAAGTAGGAGATATATTTAGAAGTTTAGGAGAGAATTTTAGAAGTGATACTATAAATATAGCCATATCACATATATTTGTAATAGGTGGAGAGAGTACTGAATCAGAAAGACCTATACAATTAGGAGGAAGCTTTTTGGTTGAAAAAAAAGACTTGCCAGAAAAAGCTCAATATACTGCACTAGGACATTTACACAAACAACAAAAAGCTTCTGAACGTTTAAATGTATATTATTCTGGTTCTCCACTTCAATACAGTAAAGATGAAAGAGCATATACTAAAGGTGCATATATAGTAGATATAAAAGCAGGAGAAAAACCAAATATTGAGGAAGTTTATTTTAACAATTACAAGCCAATAGAAGTATTTAAATGTAATGGTATAGATGAAGCTTTAGATATATGTGAGCAAAATCAAGATAGAGATATTTGGTCATACTTTGAAATAAATACTGATGAGATAATATCTCAAGGTGAAATTAAAAAAATGAAAGAATTATTAAAAGATATAATAGAGATAAAACCAATAATAACATCTTGTTATGAACAAGAAAGTGTAGATATAAAAGAAAAGTCTATGGCAGAATTATTCAAAGAATTTTATTCCTTTAGTAGAGGTGTAGAACCAAAAGGAGAACTTATGGATTTATTTCTAGATATAATAAGTGAAGAAGGTGAATCAACAGATGAGACCAATTAG
- the addA gene encoding helicase-exonuclease AddAB subunit AddA, whose product MSSPKWTKEQTEVIESRDCNLLVAAAAGSGKTAVLVERIIQMITSRENPIDIDKLLVVTFTNAAASEMRERIGDAIGKALDENPENKHLQNQLVLLNKSSITTIHSFCLDVIKSNFHRINLDPNFRIGDQTECAILKQEAIEEVFEKLYEERDEGFLNLVESYAERGGDKEVQDIILGIYSFAMASPEPKKWLIDSAERFNIDEDFDFSESIWGRAILDSVKIEIDGICSNMDKALKEVKSIKELETFTEKLSIEYKRVVDISQACNKSWNDAHKKMSNMSFENYAKGIKRIPKDAPSYIKESKEKAKAIRDKTKKSLESIINATFNKDNESIKDEIKYLYNIVKPISNIVLRFEEEYRNKKSEKGIIDFNDIEHFALNILTNVDENGSIIPSDIAMGYRDNFYEIFIDEYQDSNLVQEVLLKTVANIETPNRFMVGDVKQSIYRFRQAKPELFLQKYNNYKDEKGSSHRKIMLYKNFRSREEIVDSVNYIFENIMNENIGEIEYTEKERLNLGADFKLDVDENSIVGGATEIHLIQKNTKTGNDIINNKDNNANNEENEIEEDEELDNIQLEARMVGKIIKDLMKANEDGKIQKVYDKGIDAYRPVEFKDIVILLRATSAWAPVFADELMNMDIPTYADVGVGYFDTIEIKTILSLLQIIDNPMQDIPLIAVLKSPIFGFTPEDLIDIRIQNKDKTFYEVLESTSEYDEFIDSQNENKSDFVPSEECINKSKDFLLKLKEFKEKSMYMSTDEFIWYLYTKTGYYAYVGALPGGSQRQANLKVLFERAKQFEETSFKGIFNFVNFIEKLKKSSSDMGSAKTLGENANVVRIMSIHKSKGLEFPIVICSAMGKNFNTQDFKKSILYHHNLGYGPQFVDHERRISFPSIAKEALKSKINIENLSEEMRVLYVAFTRAKEKLIITGSTRNVQDSMRKWTNGIENLDTISQYEILKSKNFLDWIMPCVLKHKDLSNLLEDMGLDVPFNVEHNSKWYGKLWNKDDILIQKKNDEEEESIEEILEKIDVDEPESDYYTEIEEKLNYIYPYEFSTKKPASISVTEIKKIQNNYEEELINTIFEQKVTLKKPLFIQNDEEKEKINGAERGTIIHLVMEVLDLKKVNSINDIKMQIKSFISKGIITEKQASIVNPYKIYKFFTSNIGKRMLNAELINREKAIYAQVNMKDIYIYEELIKNDDKKIYDKESVMLRGIVDAYFEEDNQIVLVDYKTDFVNEENINQIIEKYKKQLDLYADVIETLTGKSVKEKCIYLFGVDEAVCY is encoded by the coding sequence ATGAGTTCTCCTAAATGGACAAAAGAGCAAACTGAAGTCATAGAAAGTAGAGACTGTAATTTACTTGTTGCAGCAGCTGCTGGGTCGGGAAAAACAGCAGTACTGGTTGAACGTATAATTCAAATGATAACAAGTAGAGAAAATCCAATTGATATAGATAAATTATTAGTAGTTACATTTACTAATGCAGCTGCATCAGAAATGAGAGAGAGAATAGGTGATGCTATAGGAAAAGCATTAGATGAAAATCCAGAAAATAAGCATTTACAAAATCAACTTGTTTTATTAAATAAATCAAGTATTACAACAATACACTCATTTTGTTTAGATGTTATAAAATCGAACTTTCATAGAATAAATCTAGACCCTAATTTTAGAATAGGAGACCAAACTGAATGTGCTATTTTGAAACAAGAGGCAATCGAAGAAGTATTTGAAAAATTATATGAAGAAAGAGATGAAGGATTCTTAAATTTAGTTGAAAGTTATGCAGAAAGAGGAGGAGATAAAGAAGTTCAAGATATTATTCTAGGAATATATTCATTTGCAATGGCTTCTCCTGAGCCTAAAAAATGGCTTATTGATTCAGCAGAGAGATTTAACATTGATGAGGACTTTGATTTTTCAGAATCTATTTGGGGTAGAGCCATATTAGATTCTGTAAAAATAGAAATTGATGGAATTTGCTCAAATATGGACAAAGCCTTAAAAGAAGTTAAGTCAATAAAAGAGCTAGAAACTTTTACAGAGAAGCTGTCGATTGAATATAAAAGAGTGGTTGATATTTCACAAGCTTGTAATAAATCATGGAATGATGCACATAAGAAGATGTCAAATATGTCTTTTGAAAACTATGCAAAAGGTATAAAAAGGATACCAAAAGATGCTCCTTCATATATAAAAGAGTCAAAAGAAAAAGCAAAAGCAATAAGAGACAAAACTAAAAAATCTTTAGAAAGTATAATAAATGCTACATTTAATAAAGACAATGAATCTATTAAAGATGAAATTAAATATCTTTATAATATAGTTAAACCAATATCTAATATTGTTCTGAGATTTGAAGAAGAATACAGAAATAAAAAAAGTGAAAAAGGAATAATAGATTTTAATGATATAGAGCATTTTGCCTTAAATATACTTACGAATGTAGATGAGAACGGAAGTATCATACCTTCTGATATAGCTATGGGGTATAGAGATAATTTCTATGAAATATTTATAGATGAATATCAAGATAGCAATCTTGTACAAGAAGTACTTCTTAAAACTGTAGCGAACATAGAGACTCCAAACAGATTTATGGTTGGAGATGTAAAGCAGAGTATTTATAGATTTAGACAAGCAAAGCCAGAGTTGTTTTTACAAAAGTACAATAACTATAAAGATGAAAAAGGAAGTTCTCACAGAAAAATAATGCTTTATAAAAACTTTAGAAGTAGGGAAGAAATTGTAGATTCTGTAAATTATATATTTGAAAATATAATGAATGAGAATATAGGAGAAATTGAATATACAGAAAAAGAAAGACTTAACTTAGGAGCAGACTTTAAGCTAGATGTAGATGAGAACTCTATTGTTGGTGGAGCAACAGAAATACATCTTATACAAAAAAATACTAAAACTGGTAATGATATTATAAACAATAAAGATAATAATGCTAATAATGAAGAAAATGAAATAGAAGAAGATGAAGAACTAGACAACATACAACTTGAAGCTAGAATGGTTGGAAAGATTATTAAGGATTTAATGAAAGCTAATGAAGATGGAAAGATTCAAAAAGTTTATGATAAAGGAATTGATGCCTATAGACCTGTGGAATTTAAAGATATAGTGATTCTTTTAAGAGCTACATCTGCATGGGCACCTGTGTTTGCAGATGAGTTGATGAATATGGATATACCTACTTATGCTGATGTTGGAGTGGGATATTTTGATACAATTGAAATAAAGACAATACTATCATTACTTCAGATAATAGATAATCCAATGCAAGATATACCTCTTATAGCGGTGTTAAAGTCACCTATATTTGGATTTACACCAGAAGATTTAATTGATATTAGAATTCAAAATAAAGATAAAACTTTTTATGAAGTTTTGGAAAGTACATCAGAGTATGATGAATTTATAGATTCACAGAATGAAAACAAATCGGATTTTGTACCAAGTGAAGAATGTATAAATAAAAGTAAAGACTTTCTTCTTAAACTAAAGGAATTTAAAGAAAAATCAATGTATATGAGTACAGATGAATTTATATGGTATTTGTATACAAAAACTGGATATTATGCTTATGTTGGAGCATTACCAGGTGGAAGTCAAAGACAAGCCAACTTGAAAGTACTTTTTGAGAGAGCAAAACAATTTGAAGAGACTAGTTTTAAGGGAATATTCAACTTTGTAAATTTTATAGAGAAATTAAAAAAATCTAGTTCTGATATGGGTAGTGCAAAAACACTTGGAGAAAATGCAAATGTTGTCAGAATAATGAGTATCCATAAAAGTAAAGGTCTAGAATTTCCAATAGTTATATGTTCTGCTATGGGAAAAAATTTCAATACTCAGGATTTTAAAAAGAGTATTTTATATCATCATAATTTAGGCTATGGACCTCAGTTTGTTGACCATGAGAGACGAATTTCTTTTCCAAGTATAGCTAAAGAAGCATTAAAAAGCAAAATAAATATAGAAAATTTATCAGAAGAGATGAGAGTTTTATATGTTGCATTTACAAGAGCAAAAGAGAAGCTGATTATAACAGGCTCTACTAGAAATGTACAAGATAGCATGAGAAAATGGACAAATGGAATTGAAAATTTAGATACAATATCGCAATATGAAATACTAAAAAGTAAGAATTTTTTAGATTGGATAATGCCTTGTGTATTAAAACATAAAGATTTATCTAATTTATTGGAAGATATGGGGTTAGATGTGCCATTTAATGTTGAACATAATTCAAAATGGTATGGAAAGTTATGGAATAAAGATGATATTTTAATACAAAAGAAAAATGATGAAGAAGAAGAAAGTATTGAAGAAATTCTTGAAAAAATAGATGTAGATGAACCTGAAAGTGATTATTATACTGAAATAGAAGAAAAGCTAAACTATATATATCCATATGAATTTAGTACAAAAAAACCAGCTAGTATATCTGTTACAGAAATAAAAAAGATACAAAATAATTATGAAGAAGAGTTGATAAATACTATATTTGAACAAAAAGTAACTTTAAAAAAACCTCTATTTATTCAAAATGATGAAGAAAAAGAAAAAATAAATGGAGCAGAAAGAGGTACAATAATTCACTTGGTGATGGAAGTTTTAGATTTAAAAAAGGTAAACAGCATAAATGATATAAAGATGCAAATAAAAAGTTTTATTTCAAAGGGTATAATAACAGAAAAGCAAGCTAGTATAGTAAATCCTTATAAAATATATAAATTTTTTACATCTAACATAGGAAAAAGGATGTTAAATGCTGAACTTATAAATAGAGAAAAAGCAATTTATGCACAAGTAAATATGAAAGATATATATATTTATGAAGAATTGATAAAAAATGATGATAAGAAAATTTATGACAAAGAAAGTGTCATGTTAAGAGGTATAGTTGATGCTTATTTTGAAGAAGATAATCAGATAGTTCTGGTAGATTATAAAACAGATTTTGTAAATGAGGAAAATATAAATCAGATAATAGAAAAATATAAAAAACAATTAGACTTATATGCAGATGTTATTGAAACTTTAACTGGAAAATCAGTAAAAGAAAAATGTATATATTTATTTGGAGTTGATGAGGCTGTTTGTTATTAA